The Ovis aries strain OAR_USU_Benz2616 breed Rambouillet chromosome 6, ARS-UI_Ramb_v3.0, whole genome shotgun sequence DNA segment AAATACCCGGATGTGGGATTAATGTACCAAGTCTCATAGAAACCATCCTGAGAGATGGACTATGTCCAAGGGAGCGTCACAGGTTAGGACAGCCCAGTTTTTGTGGAGGCACGCCCTGCCCTGAACATTCTTTAATtcacaaagacaaatatttcaCTTGTGGCTTGACCAACTGGAACAAAGTTTCCAACAGTGGAAAAACTGACAATATGAAAAACCTttgagaaaaaacaacaacaactaataaGCAACACCTCAGAGCAATTAGCTGGATTTTATCATAATAGTTGCAGGTTGCATTTGTAAGCAGGTCTGAACAGGAAAGGCTACTGTCTGATTTCTGCAAAGAATGAAGAAACGATCCTTTTCAGAGAAATGCGCATTTGCACAGTGGCCCTGGCCAGCCCTTTTGCAGTAGGAGAATAGGTAATATCTCCTTCCATCAGTTGAAGAGCCGTGGAGGAATCGGAATGTCGGGGATGtaaaaacacacatttaaaaCTCCAGCTTCGCGACCTCAGATCAGACGTGGCGACCCGCTGAATTTAAGCATATTAGTCAGCGGAGGAAAAGAAACTAACCAGGATTCCCTCAGTAACGGCGAGTGAACAGGGAAGAGCCCAGCGCCGAATCCCCGCCCCGCGGTGGGGCGCGGGACATGTGGCGTACGGAAGACCCACTCCCCGGCGCCGCTCGTGGGGGGCCCAAGTCCTTCTGATCGAggcccaaaaataaataaataaataaataaaactccagCTTGTGTTGAGCAGATTGTGTAAATTAAAggaagtgattctttttttttttttttttttgatacaaaCAGTCCCACAGCATTTATTGTCATCTGGTAATAACATAAGGGTGAGCAGAACAATATGAATACACGTTTTAGAACTACATCTCTAACAAAGGACACCTAAAAAACCCAATCGTTTGGTATTGCCAAACAATTTCTCACTTTATCTGTCACTTCTAGTTGGAGACACTTTGGAGCAGAGTAATGTTATCTCCTTTTAGCATGATCCGACCCAGTTGTTTTCTTGACTTTGTTTTAGAATGAATCTCTTCTGCATCATCTAATACGAGGTTCATATACTCATCAAAACCAATGATACAGCCCTCTATCCGCATATTCACTTGCTCATAAAGCCACACCTGAATCCGCGATCTATTTTGCAAGTATCTGAAGATGAGATTGATGGGCTGCACCATCACCTTCTGCACCTTCTGGCCCTGGCCCCAGTACGCCATGCTGGACGCTCACAAGCACCACACTGCTCCACACTAAAGGAAGTGATTCTTTACGAGTGAAAGTTTCTGGCAAAATTATATCGAGAAGTAGAATGATATTGGCTTGGATAAAACTCTAGCTAATTCACCCCTGAAAAAATGTGTGGACAAAGTTATCCTTTTCCATCTCTGTTCAACTGACAGTGGAATccaaattttagccattttttttttttttgtcatttaagaaagattttttttttcccctgtaaggACAATCAAAGTATCATTTATATTGTAGGAGAAATATGAAGCAGGGAGGTGATAGTTCTaaactttccaaaatatattttcaagtcaCTGAAAGATTATGAGACTCAGTGTCATAAGATGTACTCCTAACCCTTATCTTCTATAATC contains these protein-coding regions:
- the LOC114115331 gene encoding small nuclear ribonucleoprotein E-like; amino-acid sequence: MAYWGQGQKVQKVMVQPINLIFRYLQNRSRIQVWLYEQVNMRIEGCIIGFDEYMNLVLDDAEEIHSKTKSRKQLGRIMLKGDNITLLQSVSN